Proteins encoded by one window of Emticicia oligotrophica DSM 17448:
- the surE gene encoding 5'/3'-nucleotidase SurE, giving the protein MRPLILVTNDDGITSKGISVLIEVVKKIGDVFVVAPDSPNSGMGHAITVDSTIHVKKNKIFKNIEAYECSGTPADCVKLAKHHFLRERKIDLVVSGINHGLNSSISVIYSGTMSAAVEGAIEGIPSIGFSLDDFKYDAEFSHVKKWIKKIVEKALANEFPSNVALNVNFPAFSDKPIKGIKICRQTNGYWHEEFDARKDPHGRPYFWMGGDFVNREPEASDTDIFALNNNYVSVVPVHYDMTAYHAMKNLKRWKL; this is encoded by the coding sequence ATGCGACCACTTATCTTAGTTACCAATGATGACGGTATTACTTCAAAAGGAATTTCAGTATTGATTGAAGTAGTAAAAAAAATTGGTGATGTTTTCGTTGTGGCACCAGATAGTCCAAATTCTGGAATGGGGCATGCCATTACTGTGGATAGTACAATTCATGTTAAAAAAAATAAAATTTTTAAAAATATAGAAGCTTACGAGTGTTCTGGTACTCCAGCTGACTGTGTGAAGTTGGCAAAACACCATTTCTTGAGAGAAAGGAAAATTGATTTAGTCGTAAGTGGCATAAATCATGGCTTAAACTCTTCAATTTCTGTAATTTACTCAGGAACTATGTCGGCTGCTGTAGAAGGAGCAATTGAAGGAATTCCATCCATCGGCTTTTCTTTGGATGATTTTAAATATGATGCCGAATTTTCACATGTGAAAAAATGGATTAAAAAAATTGTAGAAAAGGCATTGGCGAATGAGTTCCCCTCAAATGTTGCATTAAATGTCAATTTTCCAGCATTTTCAGATAAACCTATTAAGGGTATAAAAATATGTCGTCAAACCAATGGCTATTGGCATGAAGAATTTGATGCAAGAAAAGACCCTCATGGAAGACCCTATTTCTGGATGGGTGGCGATTTTGTAAATCGAGAACCAGAGGCTTCAGATACTGACATTTTTGCCTTAAATAATAACTATGTATCAGTTGTACCAGTACATTATGATATGACTGCTTATCATGCAATGAAAAACCTTAAACGTTGGAAATTGTAA
- the murI gene encoding glutamate racemase: MIGVFDSGIGGLTLLHEIIRQLPNEQYCYYADTENVPYSTKTEEQIKEYVDKAVNYFLEIGVKAIVLACNTATNVCVEDLRTRLSIPIIAIQPAVKVAIDNDTRELDGKRKHILVCATPITLRSARFQRLLDSLDANNIVERMALPELVRLAEKEDFGIDAENYILETLKQIDIQKFGSIVLGCTHFTYFEPIFYKLAPQLSIFDGNEGTARHLKNILNKLHLLESKRSQTPQIVFIESGKPTQNIQRFERYMEKIEKLT; the protein is encoded by the coding sequence ATGATTGGTGTTTTTGACTCTGGTATTGGTGGTCTGACATTACTGCACGAAATTATTCGGCAGTTACCAAACGAGCAATACTGTTATTATGCCGATACTGAAAACGTTCCGTACAGCACTAAAACGGAAGAACAAATTAAAGAATACGTTGATAAAGCCGTAAACTACTTCTTAGAAATTGGTGTCAAAGCAATAGTGCTAGCTTGTAATACTGCAACCAATGTTTGTGTAGAAGACCTTAGAACTCGACTAAGTATTCCGATTATAGCCATCCAACCAGCTGTCAAGGTTGCTATTGATAATGATACAAGAGAACTTGATGGTAAGCGTAAACATATTTTGGTTTGTGCTACTCCCATAACTTTACGTTCAGCAAGATTCCAACGGTTGCTTGATTCGCTTGACGCCAATAATATCGTAGAAAGAATGGCTTTACCAGAACTCGTAAGGTTAGCTGAAAAAGAAGATTTTGGTATTGATGCCGAAAACTACATTCTTGAAACACTTAAACAGATTGATATTCAGAAATTTGGTTCGATTGTTTTAGGTTGTACTCATTTTACATATTTTGAACCGATATTCTACAAATTAGCTCCACAATTAAGTATTTTTGATGGAAATGAAGGTACAGCTCGCCATTTGAAAAATATACTTAATAAACTACATTTATTAGAATCAAAAAGAAGCCAAACTCCACAAATTGTGTTCATTGAATCGGGCAAGCCTACCCAAAATATTCAAAGATTTGAGCGTTACATGGAAAAAATTGAGAAACTTACATGA
- a CDS encoding GNAT family N-acetyltransferase has translation MGIIYQIATHKDIKVIREIANKTWFVTYEPILGKEQPKYMFDEIYSESALLEQMQEGQTFILQYLYNEVLAFASYSLKSYEKELTYKLNKLYLDPSFQGGGYGKKLISEVEKHVKALGAKNLDLNVNRHNKAIDFYKKNGFTIIEEVDIPFGPYFMNDFIMRKVLV, from the coding sequence ATGGGAATTATATATCAGATTGCAACCCACAAAGATATTAAAGTGATTCGAGAAATTGCTAATAAAACTTGGTTTGTTACTTATGAGCCAATTTTAGGAAAAGAACAGCCTAAATACATGTTTGATGAAATTTACTCTGAAAGTGCTTTACTAGAGCAAATGCAAGAAGGTCAAACTTTTATTTTACAATATTTATACAACGAAGTTTTAGCTTTCGCTTCTTACTCTTTGAAAAGTTATGAAAAGGAATTGACCTATAAATTAAATAAATTGTACTTAGACCCTTCTTTTCAGGGTGGAGGATATGGCAAAAAGCTTATCTCTGAAGTTGAAAAACATGTCAAGGCTTTAGGAGCTAAAAACTTAGACTTAAATGTCAATCGACATAATAAAGCCATTGATTTTTATAAAAAAAACGGTTTTACTATCATTGAGGAAGTAGATATTCCGTTTGGACCTTATTTCATGAATGATTTTATTATGAGAAAAGTATTAGTGTAA